Proteins encoded together in one Deltaproteobacteria bacterium window:
- a CDS encoding arginine decarboxylase, whose protein sequence is YAIDDVVLGDTVTDVLRYVEYQPDELIRRLRAKVERAVRDQTLTLDDSRQIVQRFRDGLAGYTYLEHD, encoded by the coding sequence CTACGCGATCGACGACGTCGTGCTCGGCGATACGGTGACCGACGTGCTGCGCTACGTCGAGTACCAGCCCGACGAACTCATCCGCCGGCTGCGCGCGAAGGTCGAGCGCGCGGTCCGCGACCAGACCCTCACCCTCGACGACTCGCGCCAGATCGTCCAGCGGTTCCGCGACGGCCTCGCCGGCTACACCTACCTCGAGCACGACTGA